One window of the Oncorhynchus mykiss isolate Arlee chromosome 5, USDA_OmykA_1.1, whole genome shotgun sequence genome contains the following:
- the LOC110523423 gene encoding alpha-2B adrenergic receptor-like, translated as MAAAPKVTCLSAPGVNVITNLNLSVTTGSAPYYNQTALRIPPYSPEATALFAMAITLMMILTIVGNILVIIAVLTSRSLHGPQNLFLVSLAAADILVATLIIPFSLANELQGYWAFRSLWCEIYLALDVFFCTSSIAHLCAISLDRYLSISRPVSYGIQRTPARIKAAIVVVWLLSAVISFPPLLSLDKSKGGVEVCELNNERWYILYSTIGSFFAPCLIMIGVYIRIYQIAKQHTRCLPGEKPNPNKSPGNMSSNPPTNPTPPSPGPVIIPQLKPLSQPQNHKGEGGKADRQSTDAVPLKSLPVSSPSSPPPQSETQAKSQPQTSLPNPVPTSPQPTSPTVALSLTLLSPDSQHEETHRQGEIQEEKHRDTPNDDSFSSGSEAETRGRGKGGRGGGKGTVKNNGGSKSGGAPLSSLTSHEAKNTVATPTGTVLVSDRPVKPQATPMSRRRAMVNREKRFTFVLAVVIGVFVICWFPFFFSYSLKAIFPETCLVPAPLFTFFFWIGYCNSCLNPVIYTIFNQDFRKAFKKILCRDTKGTFF; from the coding sequence ATGGCTGCGGCCCCAAAAGTTACATGCCTGTCAGCGCCAGGGGTAAATGTGATTACCAACCTGAACCTCAGTGTCACCACCGGATCTGCCCCCTACTACAACCAGACAGCACTGCGAATCCCACCCTATTCCCCAGAGGCCACTGCGTTATTCGCAATGGCGATCACCCTCATGATGATCCTCACCATCGTCGGCAACATCTTGGTCATCATTGCAGTGCTGACCTCACGCTCACTCCATGGCCCACAGAACCTTTTCCTTGTCTCCCTGGCTGCAGCCGACATCCTAGTCGCTACCCTCATCATCCCCTTCTCACTGGCCAATGAGCTGCAGGGTTACTGGGCGTTCCGCTCACTGTGGTGTGAGATCTACCTGGCGTTGGACGTCTTCTTCTGCACGTCCTCCATTGCCCACCTGTGTGCCATCTCATTGGACCGCTACCTGTCCATCTCCCGGCCCGTGTCCTATGGCATCCAACGGACGCCAGCGCGCATCAAGGCGGCCATCGTGGTCGTCTGGCTTCTCTCGGCCgtcatctccttccctcctctcctctccctggataAGAGCaagggaggggtggaggtgtgtgagCTGAACAACGAGCGTTGGTATATTCTCTACTCCACCATTGGATCGTTCTTCGCCCCGTGTCTCATCATGATCGGGGTCTACATCAGGATCTACCAGATTGCCAAGCAACACACAAGATGTCTGCCAGGGGAGAAACCCAACCCTAACAAATCCCCTGGCAACATGTCTAGCAACCCTCCTACCAACCCCACACCTCCCTCACCGGGACCTGTCATCATCCCCCAACTCAAGCCTCTCAGCCAACCACAGAACCACaaaggggaaggagggaaagCAGACAGACAATCTACGGACGCCGTACCTCTGAAgagtctccctgtctcctccccctcatctcctcctccccagaGTGAGACCCAGGCCAAGAGTCAACCCCAGACGTCTTTACCAAATCCTGTCCCCACCTCACCCCAGCCTACCTCACCCACCGTAGCTCTCTCCCTTACACTCCTCTCTCCAGATAGCCAACATGAGGAGACCCACAGACAGGGTGAGATACAGGAGGAGAAACATAGAGACACCCCCAATGATGACAGCTTCAGCTCTGGCTCCGAGGCAGAGACGAGGggaagaggaaagggagggagagggggagggaaagggacAGTTAAGAATAATGGAGGATCAAAGTCTGGAGGagcacctctctcttctctgaccTCTCACGAGGCCAAAAATACTGTAGCCACCCCCACCGGTACAGTGCTGGTCTCTGATAGGCCGGTGAAGCCACAGGCCACTCCCATGTCTCGGCGCAGGGCCATGGTAAATCGAGAGAAGCGCTTCACGTTTGTCCTGGCCGTGGTGATCGGAGTGTTTGTCATCTGTTGgttccctttcttcttctcctacTCACTGAAGGCCATCTTTCCTGAGACCTGCTTGGTCCCTGCTCCCCTCTTCACTTTCTTCTTCTGGATCGGCTACTGCAACTCCTGTCTGAATCCCGTCATATACACCATCTTCAACCAGGACTTCAGGAAGGCCTTCAAGAAGATCCTCTGTAGGGACACCAAGGGGACGTTCTTCTAG